A stretch of Microbacterium sp. LWH3-1.2 DNA encodes these proteins:
- a CDS encoding FAD-binding oxidoreductase: MTSGADALALLRAALGDRVDTSPASLAAARADKSGHAASGLPLVVVHARSVDDVQQTLRIAAGTGTPVVTRGAGTGLAGGANAGVGEIALSVRGMDRILEIRPDDLLAVVEPGILNADLNAALAPHGLWWAPDPASRAISTVGGNIATGAGGLLCAKYGVVRDAVLGVDLVLADGRLLHLGHRTVKGVTGLDLTSLVIGSEGTLGVVVGATLKLRRLVPGEVCTVAATFRDVRTAAEASAAVTASGAQPAIMELMDAASLAAVHALLGLSAPTPGAAQLTIQTDGPAAIAEAEAIARVLRGVGGTVAVSHDRDEGERLLTIRRAMHPAMETLGTALIEDVSVPRSALPAMFDEIARVEREHGVAIPTVAHAGDGNLHPNFIFDAEPDEFGVVEAPDRIWAAADDLFRAALRLGGTLTGEHGVGVLKRRWLADELGDDQWELQRQITRVFDPQGILNPGKVFAR, translated from the coding sequence GTGACCTCCGGCGCCGACGCGCTGGCTCTCCTCCGCGCGGCGCTCGGCGATCGCGTCGACACCTCCCCGGCTTCACTGGCCGCCGCGCGCGCCGACAAGTCCGGGCACGCGGCATCCGGTCTCCCTCTCGTCGTCGTGCACGCCCGCAGCGTCGACGACGTGCAGCAGACGCTCCGCATCGCCGCCGGCACGGGCACGCCCGTGGTCACCCGCGGCGCCGGCACGGGCCTCGCGGGCGGCGCCAACGCGGGAGTGGGCGAGATCGCCCTGTCGGTGCGCGGCATGGACCGCATCCTCGAGATCCGCCCCGACGACCTCCTGGCCGTCGTCGAGCCCGGCATCCTCAACGCCGACCTGAACGCCGCGCTCGCCCCGCACGGCCTCTGGTGGGCGCCCGACCCGGCGAGCCGCGCCATCTCGACGGTCGGCGGCAATATCGCTACCGGCGCGGGCGGACTGCTGTGCGCCAAGTACGGCGTCGTGCGCGACGCGGTGCTCGGTGTGGATCTCGTCCTCGCGGACGGCCGCCTGCTCCATCTCGGCCACCGCACCGTCAAGGGCGTGACCGGTCTCGACCTGACGTCCTTGGTCATCGGGTCGGAGGGCACCCTGGGCGTCGTCGTCGGAGCGACGCTGAAGCTGCGCCGCCTGGTCCCCGGCGAGGTGTGCACGGTCGCCGCCACCTTCCGCGACGTGCGCACGGCGGCCGAGGCATCCGCGGCCGTCACCGCGTCCGGTGCACAGCCCGCGATCATGGAGTTGATGGATGCTGCGTCCCTCGCCGCCGTCCACGCGCTCCTGGGACTCTCGGCACCGACTCCCGGGGCGGCGCAGCTCACCATTCAGACCGACGGCCCGGCCGCGATCGCCGAGGCCGAGGCGATCGCGCGGGTGCTCCGCGGGGTGGGCGGGACAGTCGCCGTCTCGCACGACCGGGACGAGGGCGAGCGGCTGCTGACGATCCGCCGGGCGATGCATCCCGCGATGGAGACTCTCGGCACCGCGCTCATCGAGGACGTCTCGGTGCCCCGCAGCGCTCTCCCGGCGATGTTCGACGAGATCGCCCGCGTCGAGCGCGAGCATGGCGTCGCGATCCCCACGGTCGCACACGCCGGCGATGGCAACCTGCACCCCAACTTCATCTTCGACGCCGAGCCCGACGAGTTCGGCGTGGTCGAGGCGCCGGACCGCATCTGGGCGGCAGCCGACGACCTCTTCCGCGCCGCGCTCCGCCTCGGGGGAACCCTGACCGGCGAGCACGGTGTGGGCGTGCTCAAGCGCCGATGGCTCGCCGACGAGCTCGGCGACGACCAGTGGGAGCTTCAGCGGCAGATCACCCGCGTCTTCGATCCGCAGGGCATCCTCAACCCCGGCAAGGTGTTCGCGCGCTGA
- a CDS encoding YrdB family protein produces MSDTPNVTPARPAEPAPGTRAPLTEGKAAPLAAIDIIAFICEIFAFGTLALWGFTMWPFPWNVVAGVGAPVIAILLWALFVSPRAVFAVHPFVRAVVELLVYVSATAAWWSMGNAWIGLAFGVVAVTAGVVAGRRRLS; encoded by the coding sequence ATGTCCGACACGCCGAACGTCACTCCCGCGCGCCCTGCCGAACCGGCACCCGGAACACGCGCACCACTGACCGAAGGCAAGGCTGCGCCGCTGGCGGCAATCGACATCATCGCGTTCATCTGCGAGATCTTCGCCTTCGGCACGCTCGCACTGTGGGGCTTCACCATGTGGCCGTTCCCGTGGAACGTCGTCGCCGGCGTCGGGGCTCCCGTGATCGCGATCCTTCTCTGGGCGCTCTTCGTATCGCCGCGCGCAGTGTTCGCGGTGCACCCCTTCGTGCGCGCCGTCGTCGAGCTGCTCGTCTACGTGTCCGCGACCGCGGCGTGGTGGTCGATGGGCAACGCCTGGATCGGCCTTGCTTTCGGCGTCGTCGCCGTGACCGCCGGGGTCGTCGCCGGCCGGCGGCGCCTGTCGTGA
- a CDS encoding sigma-70 family RNA polymerase sigma factor: MDHEDVQQGETDVVTDADADLVLRTRSGDNDAFAELWRRHYRAGVTVARNMTSSLDADDLVQEAYTRIYHSIVHGGGPTGSFRAYLFTSIRNTAAAWGRARRETAYEELDGVEDPSGVEHESEAALDRGLTHQAFRSLPTRWQEVLWYSEIERMKPAEIAPLLGMKPTAVAQLTFRAREGLREAWIQAHLRSVADGSDCEWTIERLGAYARLNLGRRDHAKLERHLAGCVRCSIVASEAKEVSSRLALVLLPIALGAVGTAGYLATVQGGGTSLVALASMPSSVVHGTVTVAPAGVVGAGASAGAGAGAAATSAGVGSAGAVGSAGAVGAAGAATAVASSAAVFGTSAVVGIGTASGLAAAGLVVVSGVVAAAVMLPATAGPGPAPTPAPTTEVAAENVDAPALLADDGDDSALQLPAEAGPGPADIPVVLDASAGAEDAQDGGASDSGGGEADGETGSAHGANSGGSGNNGNPTSNNGNPTSNNGTPTSNNGHAQDNNGKASGNNGNSTGDDDADVSGDNGRGNGGSSTGTPTNGTGSGNDGSTGSGTPTNGNGNGNGGDTGAGAGSGMTKGSATVPRGLGRGLADRQEAPPLTDDAPADAEAPEVTDTVPPETVPSDGGD; this comes from the coding sequence ATGGACCACGAAGACGTGCAGCAGGGCGAGACCGACGTCGTCACCGACGCCGACGCCGACCTCGTCCTGCGGACGAGATCGGGCGACAACGACGCGTTCGCAGAACTCTGGCGGCGCCACTACCGCGCGGGGGTCACCGTCGCCCGCAACATGACATCGAGCCTCGATGCCGACGACCTCGTGCAGGAGGCGTACACGCGCATCTACCACTCGATCGTCCACGGCGGCGGACCGACCGGGTCCTTTCGCGCCTACCTCTTCACCAGCATCCGCAACACCGCCGCCGCGTGGGGACGCGCGCGGCGCGAGACCGCCTACGAGGAGCTCGACGGCGTCGAGGACCCCTCGGGCGTCGAGCACGAGAGCGAGGCAGCACTCGACCGCGGTCTCACGCATCAGGCTTTCCGCAGTCTTCCGACGCGGTGGCAGGAGGTCCTCTGGTACTCCGAGATCGAGCGCATGAAGCCCGCCGAGATCGCGCCGCTCTTGGGCATGAAGCCGACGGCGGTCGCGCAGTTGACGTTCCGCGCGCGCGAGGGACTGCGTGAGGCGTGGATCCAGGCGCACCTGCGGTCGGTGGCCGACGGCTCGGACTGCGAGTGGACCATCGAGCGCCTCGGCGCGTACGCCCGACTCAATCTCGGCCGACGCGACCACGCGAAGCTCGAGCGACACCTCGCCGGCTGCGTGCGGTGCTCGATCGTCGCGAGCGAGGCCAAGGAGGTCTCGAGCCGTCTCGCGCTCGTCCTGCTGCCCATCGCCCTCGGCGCGGTGGGCACAGCCGGTTACCTCGCGACCGTCCAGGGCGGCGGCACATCGCTGGTGGCGCTGGCCTCGATGCCCTCGAGCGTCGTGCACGGCACCGTGACCGTCGCACCGGCGGGAGTCGTGGGCGCGGGTGCGAGTGCGGGTGCGGGTGCCGGTGCGGCGGCGACATCGGCCGGGGTCGGATCGGCGGGGGCGGTCGGATCGGCGGGGGCGGTCGGCGCAGCAGGGGCGGCGACCGCCGTCGCCTCGTCGGCGGCGGTCTTCGGCACGTCGGCGGTCGTCGGCATCGGGACGGCCTCCGGACTCGCCGCGGCCGGCCTCGTGGTCGTCAGCGGCGTGGTCGCCGCGGCGGTGATGCTGCCGGCCACGGCCGGTCCCGGACCGGCGCCGACTCCCGCACCGACGACCGAGGTCGCGGCCGAGAACGTGGACGCACCGGCGCTCCTCGCGGACGACGGCGATGACTCCGCACTTCAGCTTCCGGCCGAGGCCGGTCCCGGTCCGGCGGACATCCCCGTGGTCCTCGACGCATCCGCCGGCGCCGAGGACGCGCAAGACGGGGGCGCCTCGGACTCCGGCGGTGGCGAGGCCGACGGAGAGACCGGTAGCGCTCATGGCGCGAACAGCGGCGGGTCGGGCAACAACGGCAACCCGACGAGCAACAACGGCAACCCGACGAGCAACAACGGCACCCCGACGAGCAACAACGGGCACGCGCAGGACAACAACGGCAAGGCGTCCGGCAACAACGGGAACTCCACCGGCGACGACGACGCAGACGTGTCGGGCGACAACGGGAGGGGCAACGGCGGCTCCAGCACCGGAACGCCGACCAACGGCACGGGCAGCGGCAACGACGGTTCGACCGGCAGCGGCACGCCGACGAACGGCAACGGCAACGGCAACGGGGGCGACACCGGCGCCGGCGCCGGCAGCGGCATGACGAAGGGAAGCGCGACGGTTCCGCGCGGACTAGGCCGTGGTCTCGCGGACCGTCAGGAGGCTCCGCCCCTCACCGACGACGCGCCGGCGGACGCCGAAGCGCCCGAAGTGACCGACACCGTCCCCCCGGAGACCGTCCCCAGCGACGGCGGGGACTGA
- the nagA gene encoding N-acetylglucosamine-6-phosphate deacetylase: MSTLVHSVRLLGSVSVDSDRADAWALFEGDRVAAAGVGGELPHADEVVDGGNGCLVPGFVDIHGHGGAGASFDDGPEAIAAARAVHRAHGTTRAVLSLITAPIDDLAARVAMVADLCDADSTVLGSHLEGPFLDPGHKGAHTASLLRAPDAASVDRLLEAGRGTIRQITLAPERQGAFDAIRRFVEAGVAVAVGHTNADADTTRRAFDAGATLITHAFNAMPGIHHRAPGPVVSALRDERVTLEVIADGVHVDLGLIATLFAVAGDRIALITDAMAAAGAQDGRYELGGLAVRVTDGVARLEEGGAIAGSTLTQDAALRHVVGAGVALEVASHALSRQPAHAIHRDDLGSLDVGALADAVLLDDALAVHRVWIGGQAA; the protein is encoded by the coding sequence ATGAGCACCCTCGTCCACTCCGTCCGCCTGCTGGGCTCCGTGTCGGTCGACAGCGACCGCGCCGATGCATGGGCGCTCTTCGAAGGTGATCGCGTCGCGGCGGCCGGCGTCGGCGGCGAACTCCCGCACGCCGACGAGGTCGTGGACGGCGGGAACGGATGCCTCGTCCCCGGCTTCGTCGACATCCACGGGCACGGCGGCGCCGGCGCGAGCTTCGACGACGGGCCCGAGGCCATCGCCGCGGCACGCGCCGTCCACCGTGCCCACGGGACGACGCGGGCGGTGCTGTCGCTCATCACCGCACCGATCGACGACCTCGCGGCGCGTGTGGCGATGGTCGCGGACCTCTGCGACGCCGATTCCACTGTCCTCGGCTCGCACCTCGAGGGCCCGTTCCTCGACCCGGGCCACAAAGGTGCGCACACCGCGTCGCTGCTGCGGGCCCCGGACGCGGCATCCGTCGACCGTCTTCTCGAGGCCGGACGCGGGACGATCCGCCAGATCACGCTCGCGCCGGAGCGCCAGGGCGCCTTCGACGCGATCCGGCGGTTCGTCGAGGCGGGCGTCGCGGTCGCGGTGGGCCACACGAATGCCGACGCCGACACGACGCGACGCGCCTTCGACGCCGGTGCGACGCTCATCACGCATGCGTTCAACGCGATGCCCGGCATCCACCACCGCGCCCCCGGTCCCGTCGTCTCGGCTCTGCGCGACGAGCGCGTGACTCTCGAGGTCATCGCCGACGGCGTGCACGTCGACCTCGGACTGATCGCAACGCTCTTCGCGGTCGCCGGCGATCGGATCGCGCTCATCACCGACGCGATGGCCGCGGCCGGCGCGCAGGACGGCCGGTACGAACTGGGCGGCCTCGCGGTGCGCGTGACCGACGGGGTGGCACGGCTCGAAGAGGGCGGTGCGATCGCCGGCTCGACGCTCACGCAGGATGCCGCGCTGCGCCACGTGGTGGGCGCGGGCGTGGCGCTCGAGGTCGCGTCGCACGCCCTCAGCCGGCAGCCCGCGCACGCGATCCACCGCGACGACCTCGGCAGCCTCGACGTGGGCGCGCTCGCCGACGCGGTGCTGCTGGACGACGCCCTCGCAGTGCACCGCGTCTGGATCGGCGGCCAGGCCGCCTGA
- a CDS encoding beta-N-acetylhexosaminidase, whose amino-acid sequence MSLPAVVPAPVSIEAGSGAPFRLATTAVVNGDTDAAAALSAIIETRTGLSLATGHGSVIELRVDAGSGAPESYRIAADEASVVVTGADAAGLFYGVQTLGQLIARDGNGWVLPAVTIEDAPRFAYRGLMLDVARHFHPVDTVKAYVDRGASLKFNALHLHLTDDQGWRIQLDSRPELTEKASGTSVGGGSVVGQGEGGGFYTKADYREIVEYAASRHMIVVPEIDMPGHTHAVGLAYPELAEDPSISDHMRQTIRDDGGEEPRVGAPYDGMAVGFSSLKIHDEATYDFVADVFGELAAMTPGPYLHFGGDESLSTTDDDFAAFVARASGIIADLGKTPVAWHEAGAAPGIADTTVGQYWGFLTPQEGAAEKAAAFVDNGAQLILSPADAIYLDMQHPDLPGRGLTWANGPTSVERAYSWEPSDVVPGVDDAGILGVEAPLWTETIRTAADIDTMAFPRAAAAAEAAWSPATGKSELRTWASFRQRVGALGPLWTSMGIGFHPSDEIPWATE is encoded by the coding sequence GTGTCGCTTCCCGCCGTCGTCCCCGCTCCCGTCTCGATCGAGGCGGGCTCCGGCGCGCCCTTCCGGCTCGCGACCACCGCGGTGGTGAACGGAGACACGGATGCTGCCGCCGCCCTGTCCGCGATCATCGAGACCCGCACGGGCCTGAGCCTCGCGACCGGCCACGGCTCGGTGATCGAGCTGAGGGTCGACGCGGGTTCGGGCGCGCCGGAGTCGTACCGGATCGCCGCGGACGAGGCATCCGTCGTCGTCACCGGCGCCGACGCGGCAGGACTGTTCTACGGCGTGCAGACGCTCGGTCAGCTCATCGCCCGCGACGGCAACGGGTGGGTCTTGCCTGCCGTGACGATCGAGGACGCCCCGCGCTTCGCCTACCGCGGCCTGATGCTCGACGTCGCCCGCCACTTCCACCCGGTCGACACCGTCAAGGCCTACGTCGACCGCGGGGCCTCGCTCAAGTTCAACGCTCTGCACCTGCACCTCACCGACGACCAGGGCTGGCGCATCCAGCTCGACTCGCGTCCCGAGCTCACCGAGAAGGCGTCGGGCACGTCGGTCGGCGGCGGCAGTGTCGTCGGTCAGGGCGAGGGTGGCGGCTTCTACACGAAGGCCGACTACCGCGAGATCGTCGAGTACGCGGCATCCCGTCACATGATCGTCGTGCCCGAGATCGACATGCCTGGCCACACGCACGCGGTCGGCCTCGCGTACCCCGAACTCGCCGAAGATCCGAGCATCAGCGACCACATGCGCCAGACCATCCGCGACGACGGCGGCGAGGAGCCGCGCGTGGGCGCGCCCTACGACGGCATGGCCGTCGGGTTCTCATCGCTGAAGATCCACGACGAGGCGACCTACGACTTCGTGGCCGACGTGTTCGGCGAGCTCGCCGCGATGACCCCCGGCCCTTACTTGCACTTCGGCGGCGACGAGTCGCTCTCCACGACCGACGACGACTTCGCGGCGTTCGTCGCACGCGCGAGCGGGATCATCGCCGACCTCGGCAAGACGCCGGTCGCCTGGCACGAAGCAGGCGCCGCCCCCGGCATCGCGGACACCACGGTGGGCCAGTACTGGGGATTCCTCACGCCGCAGGAGGGCGCCGCCGAGAAGGCGGCCGCGTTCGTCGACAACGGCGCGCAGCTGATCCTCTCGCCCGCTGACGCCATCTACCTCGACATGCAGCACCCCGACCTGCCGGGGCGCGGGCTCACATGGGCGAACGGACCGACGAGCGTCGAGCGCGCGTACTCGTGGGAGCCGTCGGACGTCGTGCCCGGCGTCGACGACGCCGGAATCCTCGGCGTCGAGGCGCCGCTGTGGACCGAGACGATCCGCACCGCCGCCGACATCGACACCATGGCCTTCCCGCGCGCCGCGGCGGCCGCGGAGGCCGCCTGGTCTCCGGCAACGGGGAAGAGCGAGCTGCGCACCTGGGCGTCGTTCCGCCAGCGCGTCGGCGCCCTCGGGCCGCTGTGGACGAGCATGGGCATCGGCTTCCACCCGTCCGACGAGATCCCGTGGGCCACCGAGTGA
- the glyA gene encoding serine hydroxymethyltransferase → MTDQFFNAPLAEVDPEIAQVLDRELDRQRGYLEMIASENFVPVSVLQSQGSVLTNKYAEGYPGRRYYGGCEEVDVAEELAIHRAKALFGAEFANVQPHSGATANAAVLHAIARPGDTLLGLSLDQGGHLTHGMKINFSGRLYNIVAYGVDPETSTIDMDEVRRLALEHKPKVIIAGWSAYPRQLDFAAFRAIADEVGATLWVDMAHFAGLVAAGLHPNPVPHAHVVSSTVHKTIGGPRSGFILTNDADIAKKINTAVFPGQQGGPLMHVIAAKATAFKLAATPEFKERQERVLRGAHIIAERLSQPDVAGAGITVRSGGTDVHLVLVDLRNAEIDGKQAEDLLHEIHITVNRNAVPNDPRPPMVTSGLRIGTPALATRGFGDAEFTEVADIIALALLPGADVEELRLRVSALTAQFPLYPDFRH, encoded by the coding sequence ATGACCGATCAGTTCTTCAACGCCCCGCTCGCCGAGGTCGATCCCGAGATCGCCCAGGTGCTCGACCGCGAGCTCGACCGTCAGCGCGGTTATCTCGAGATGATCGCCTCCGAGAACTTCGTTCCCGTCTCCGTGCTGCAGTCGCAGGGCTCGGTGCTCACCAACAAGTACGCCGAGGGCTACCCGGGACGCCGCTACTACGGCGGCTGCGAAGAGGTCGACGTCGCGGAGGAGCTCGCCATCCACCGCGCCAAGGCGCTGTTCGGGGCCGAGTTCGCGAACGTCCAGCCGCACTCGGGCGCCACCGCCAACGCCGCCGTGCTGCACGCCATCGCGCGCCCCGGCGACACGCTGCTCGGCCTCTCGCTCGACCAGGGCGGCCACCTGACGCACGGCATGAAGATCAACTTCTCGGGCCGCCTCTACAACATCGTCGCGTACGGCGTCGACCCCGAGACCTCGACCATCGACATGGACGAGGTGCGCCGACTCGCCCTCGAGCACAAGCCCAAGGTCATCATCGCCGGCTGGTCGGCCTACCCGCGCCAGCTCGACTTCGCCGCCTTCCGCGCGATCGCCGACGAGGTCGGCGCGACTCTGTGGGTCGACATGGCGCACTTCGCCGGTCTCGTCGCGGCCGGCCTGCACCCGAACCCGGTGCCGCACGCCCATGTCGTGTCGTCGACCGTGCACAAGACGATCGGCGGCCCCCGCTCGGGCTTCATCCTCACCAACGACGCCGACATCGCGAAGAAGATCAACACCGCCGTCTTCCCCGGGCAGCAGGGCGGCCCCCTCATGCACGTGATCGCAGCCAAGGCGACGGCGTTCAAGCTCGCGGCGACCCCCGAGTTCAAGGAACGCCAGGAGCGCGTGCTGCGCGGCGCCCACATCATCGCCGAACGCCTGTCGCAGCCCGACGTCGCCGGCGCGGGGATCACGGTCCGCTCGGGCGGCACCGACGTGCACCTCGTGCTGGTCGACCTCCGCAACGCCGAGATCGACGGCAAGCAGGCCGAGGACCTTCTGCACGAGATCCACATCACGGTGAACCGCAACGCGGTCCCCAACGACCCGCGCCCGCCGATGGTGACGTCGGGCTTGCGGATCGGCACGCCGGCGCTCGCGACCCGCGGCTTCGGCGACGCCGAGTTCACGGAGGTCGCCGACATCATCGCGCTTGCGCTGCTGCCCGGTGCCGACGTCGAAGAGCTGCGCCTGCGCGTCTCGGCCCTGACCGCCCAGTTCCCGCTGTACCCCGACTTCCGCCACTGA
- a CDS encoding bifunctional methylenetetrahydrofolate dehydrogenase/methenyltetrahydrofolate cyclohydrolase yields the protein MTAQKLDGRAAAAQIKDELRERVAALKERGITPGIATVLVGADPASQLYVGMKHRESEAIGMNSIQRELPADATQAEVEALIDDLNADPTCHGYIVQLPLPKHLDTDAILERIDPAKDADGLHPTNLGRLVLNVNSPITTPLPCTPRGVIELLLRNDYDLKGKDVVVVGRGVTIGRSIGLLLTRREINATVTLTHTGTADLSHHLRQADVIVAAAGVKHIVRAEDVKPGAAVLDVGVTREDDPETGRSRVHGDVDPDVAEVAGYLSPNPGGVGPMTVALLMTNVVEAAERSLA from the coding sequence ATGACCGCACAGAAGCTCGACGGGCGCGCGGCCGCGGCCCAGATCAAGGACGAACTGCGCGAGCGGGTCGCGGCGCTCAAGGAGCGGGGCATCACCCCCGGCATCGCCACCGTGCTCGTCGGCGCCGACCCGGCTTCGCAGCTGTACGTGGGGATGAAGCACCGCGAATCCGAGGCGATCGGCATGAACTCGATCCAGCGGGAGCTGCCGGCCGACGCCACGCAGGCCGAGGTCGAGGCGCTCATCGACGATCTGAACGCGGATCCGACGTGCCACGGCTACATCGTGCAGCTGCCGCTGCCGAAGCACCTCGACACCGACGCGATCCTCGAGCGCATCGACCCTGCGAAGGACGCCGACGGCCTGCACCCGACGAATCTCGGACGGCTCGTGCTCAACGTCAACTCGCCGATCACCACGCCGCTGCCATGCACCCCCCGCGGTGTCATCGAGCTGCTGCTGCGCAACGACTACGACCTCAAGGGCAAGGACGTGGTCGTCGTCGGTCGCGGCGTGACCATCGGTCGCTCGATCGGCCTGCTGCTCACGCGCCGCGAGATCAACGCGACCGTGACCCTCACCCACACCGGCACCGCCGACCTGTCGCACCACCTGCGCCAGGCGGACGTCATCGTGGCTGCGGCGGGCGTCAAGCACATCGTCCGCGCCGAGGACGTCAAGCCCGGCGCCGCGGTACTCGACGTCGGCGTCACCCGTGAGGACGACCCCGAGACCGGCAGGTCCCGCGTGCATGGCGATGTCGACCCCGACGTCGCCGAGGTCGCCGGCTACCTCTCGCCGAACCCCGGCGGGGTGGGCCCGATGACGGTCGCGCTCCTCATGACGAACGTCGTCGAGGCCGCGGAGCGCTCGCTCGCCTGA
- a CDS encoding NAD(P)H-dependent oxidoreductase has protein sequence MNAPRILVIVGTPFAGSLNHALAQSYADAARTGGAEVRVVDLAKDAVPQHPSQRDDVRLPRTEADVQLPPEVAAYVADVDWADHLVFFFPQWWGALPGALKTWIDRVFVRGFAYRYRPTGRLWDKLLTGRSARIVMTMDSPAFWNAWVYRDAPIRSLRTATLEYCGIKVRGVTRLAEVRHSSEADRERWVRGMASFGATDAESVAPRARDELVAA, from the coding sequence ATGAACGCTCCCCGCATCCTCGTGATCGTCGGCACGCCCTTCGCCGGCAGTCTCAACCACGCCCTCGCCCAGTCGTACGCCGACGCCGCACGCACCGGCGGCGCCGAGGTGCGCGTCGTCGACCTCGCGAAGGACGCCGTGCCGCAGCATCCGTCGCAGCGCGACGACGTGCGGCTTCCCCGTACCGAGGCGGACGTGCAGCTCCCGCCCGAGGTCGCCGCCTACGTCGCCGACGTGGACTGGGCCGACCACCTCGTCTTCTTCTTCCCCCAGTGGTGGGGCGCGCTCCCTGGTGCCCTCAAGACGTGGATCGACCGCGTGTTCGTACGCGGCTTCGCGTACCGCTACCGTCCGACCGGTCGACTGTGGGACAAGCTGCTGACCGGTCGCAGCGCGCGCATCGTCATGACGATGGACTCCCCCGCCTTCTGGAACGCGTGGGTCTACCGCGATGCGCCGATCCGGTCCCTGCGCACCGCGACGCTCGAATACTGCGGCATCAAGGTCCGCGGCGTGACGCGCCTCGCGGAGGTGCGGCACAGCTCCGAAGCCGACCGCGAGCGCTGGGTCCGCGGGATGGCGTCGTTCGGAGCGACGGATGCCGAGTCCGTCGCCCCGCGCGCACGCGACGAGCTCGTCGCGGCCTGA
- a CDS encoding MarR family winged helix-turn-helix transcriptional regulator: MSDRLTFTLHELIAELDAFADAALQTGWGVTFNHFQFLAVLYDHEPVDMTTLARCLGVTKAAVSKRVPALVEDGWITAVSQPGAGRSILLSLTDKGTALVRDAGEVLEREFAAMLTHPSLAGDPIDAPRLNAQLVALTAFIQQQPAPGPGAAHHPQETLA, encoded by the coding sequence GTGTCCGACCGCCTGACCTTCACCCTCCACGAGCTCATCGCCGAGCTCGACGCGTTCGCCGACGCCGCCCTGCAGACGGGGTGGGGCGTCACGTTCAACCACTTCCAGTTCCTGGCCGTGCTCTACGACCACGAGCCCGTAGACATGACGACGCTCGCCCGCTGCCTCGGCGTCACCAAGGCCGCCGTGAGCAAGCGGGTGCCCGCGCTCGTCGAGGACGGCTGGATCACCGCCGTGTCCCAGCCCGGCGCGGGCCGCAGCATCCTGCTCTCGCTCACCGACAAGGGCACCGCCCTCGTGCGCGACGCCGGCGAGGTGCTCGAGCGCGAGTTCGCCGCGATGCTGACCCACCCCTCGCTCGCCGGCGACCCCATCGACGCGCCGCGGCTGAACGCCCAGCTCGTCGCCCTCACCGCCTTCATCCAGCAACAGCCGGCGCCCGGCCCGGGTGCCGCCCACCACCCTCAGGAGACCCTCGCATGA
- a CDS encoding amino acid ABC transporter ATP-binding protein, producing the protein MTALLRATGIHKSFGEREVLRGVDVDLASHEVVALIGASGSGKSTLLRCLNLLEPIDDGQIFLDDEDISDPRVDANRVRARFGAVFQSYNLFPHLSVLDNVTLASRVVNRRPRREAEARAIELLGRIGLADLALEHPDRLSGGQQQRAAIVRAIATDPEVLFLDEITSALDPELVGEVLELVRQLAADGATILMATHEMAFARDVAHRVVFLDAGTIVEQGPPSEVLAAPQEARTREFLARFTA; encoded by the coding sequence GTGACCGCCCTGCTGCGCGCGACCGGCATCCACAAGTCGTTCGGCGAGCGCGAGGTGCTCCGCGGCGTCGACGTCGACCTCGCGTCGCACGAAGTCGTCGCGCTCATCGGCGCGAGCGGGTCGGGCAAGTCGACACTGCTGCGGTGCCTCAACCTCCTCGAGCCGATCGACGACGGGCAGATCTTCCTCGATGACGAGGACATCTCCGATCCGCGCGTCGACGCCAACCGCGTGCGAGCACGCTTCGGCGCCGTGTTCCAGAGCTACAACCTCTTCCCGCACCTCTCGGTGCTCGACAACGTCACCCTTGCTTCGCGGGTGGTGAACCGGAGACCCCGCCGTGAGGCCGAGGCTCGAGCCATCGAGCTGCTCGGCCGCATCGGCCTCGCCGACCTCGCCCTCGAGCACCCCGACCGCCTCTCGGGGGGCCAGCAGCAGCGCGCTGCGATCGTGCGGGCCATCGCGACCGACCCCGAGGTGCTGTTCCTCGACGAGATCACCTCAGCGCTCGACCCCGAGCTGGTGGGCGAGGTGCTCGAGCTGGTGCGGCAGCTCGCCGCCGACGGCGCGACCATCCTGATGGCGACGCACGAGATGGCCTTCGCGCGCGACGTCGCGCACCGAGTGGTCTTCCTCGACGCCGGCACGATCGTCGAGCAGGGGCCGCCTTCCGAGGTCCTCGCGGCCCCGCAGGAAGCCCGCACCCGGGAGTTCCTCGCCCGCTTCACCGCGTGA